From the genome of Candidatus Cloacimonas sp., one region includes:
- a CDS encoding FtsW/RodA/SpoVE family cell cycle protein, whose product MKTRRNKDQHYIVSFDKFILLTYCLLCLVGLIALLDISSVQSSLRYFYRQLFFGIISIITAIIILYTVNLEKLRVLSPYFVYVSIILLIIVLLKGSTVKGATRQLSLGFVNFQPSVLARLALVYYFAHILDKKNDELVSSNLSQFVVNFLALLIVTGITFLLIIMERHLSTLIIGGLTIYGMLIYAGAKKRVLITIALIGIIAGGLILANGADYRKGRLTTYKKFSLFLKPQSEIKIEDSDYQVKESLTALSSGGLLGTGIARGRAKHYYLPEARTDYVYSVIGEEWGFLGALIVFGLHCFLFFRCLWMANAQENRFLRFLGVGLAMNIFCNVLVNTGVAMSILPPTGNTLPFISYGGSALLIDSIALGMLLNISAKRRYV is encoded by the coding sequence ATGAAAACTCGCAGAAATAAGGATCAACATTATATTGTCAGTTTTGATAAGTTTATATTACTTACTTACTGTTTGCTTTGTCTTGTTGGCTTAATAGCTTTACTGGATATTTCCTCCGTGCAGAGTTCATTAAGATACTTTTACAGGCAGCTCTTCTTTGGGATTATATCTATTATTACAGCAATTATTATACTATACACCGTTAATCTGGAAAAACTGAGAGTGCTGTCACCCTATTTTGTTTATGTTTCCATAATTCTGCTAATTATAGTTTTGCTGAAAGGAAGCACCGTGAAAGGTGCCACCCGTCAACTCAGTTTGGGTTTTGTTAATTTTCAGCCCAGTGTTTTGGCACGCTTAGCTCTGGTCTATTACTTTGCGCATATCTTAGATAAAAAAAATGACGAACTCGTTAGTTCTAATCTGTCCCAATTTGTAGTTAACTTCTTGGCTTTATTGATAGTTACGGGTATAACATTTTTATTGATTATTATGGAACGGCATTTAAGTACCTTAATCATAGGGGGATTAACCATTTATGGGATGCTTATTTATGCCGGTGCGAAAAAACGCGTGCTGATTACGATAGCGTTGATTGGAATTATCGCAGGCGGTTTGATTTTAGCCAATGGAGCGGACTATCGCAAAGGTCGCTTAACAACATACAAAAAATTCAGCTTATTCTTAAAACCGCAAAGTGAAATTAAGATTGAAGATAGTGATTATCAGGTGAAAGAAAGTTTAACAGCCCTATCCAGCGGAGGATTATTAGGTACAGGAATAGCCAGAGGAAGAGCTAAGCATTATTATTTACCCGAAGCCAGAACAGATTATGTTTATTCGGTTATAGGTGAAGAATGGGGTTTTCTGGGTGCTCTTATCGTTTTTGGTTTACATTGTTTTCTTTTCTTCCGTTGTCTATGGATGGCAAATGCACAGGAAAATCGGTTTTTAAGGTTTTTAGGAGTGGGCTTAGCTATGAATATCTTTTGTAATGTATTGGTAAATACCGGGGTGGCAATGTCTATATTACCTCCAACGGGAAATACATTACCTTTTATCAGTTACGGGGGTTCTGCCTTACTGATTGATTCCATTGCTTTAGGAATGCTATTAAACATAAGCGCCAAGCGGAGATATGTATGA
- the murG gene encoding undecaprenyldiphospho-muramoylpentapeptide beta-N-acetylglucosaminyltransferase has translation MKFIFGAGGTGGHITPALALADELVKYQHSVLFIGNRRSIEETLCAASGYSFRQIKIQKLYRSLKPQNLLFPFYLLGSIITCTRILKKEKPQAVICTGGFVSGPVAISAALLKIPLFFHESNCYPGLVTRKMAKKIDTVFISFANTSRFLHNVKLVNYGIPLRQTVIDSSSTPFDLSSIGLKTDKPVIIVSGGSQGSVAVNTVVNFALEDILALGYQVIWQTGKISYERFATKHKEREGVYLFAFSPDLPKMLSRCSLAITRAGAMTIAELEENHLPAILIPLPTAAENHQYYNALAQQEKGVAMLLEQSKLTPVTLIAGIKEMIADRDSYLNRLCSLPPNRAAEKIIAYILNYLKDNRRNNAG, from the coding sequence ATGAAGTTCATTTTTGGTGCAGGTGGAACTGGAGGTCACATTACTCCTGCCTTGGCTTTGGCTGATGAATTAGTAAAATATCAGCATAGTGTTCTTTTTATCGGTAACCGCCGCAGCATTGAAGAAACACTTTGTGCTGCATCAGGTTACTCTTTCCGGCAGATTAAGATCCAAAAGCTTTACCGTTCGTTAAAACCCCAAAACCTGCTGTTCCCGTTTTATTTATTGGGTAGCATTATCACTTGCACTCGTATTTTAAAAAAAGAAAAACCTCAGGCAGTAATTTGCACCGGGGGGTTTGTTTCGGGTCCTGTAGCTATCTCCGCTGCTTTGTTAAAAATACCTTTGTTCTTTCATGAGAGTAATTGTTATCCCGGCTTGGTTACCCGCAAAATGGCTAAGAAAATAGACACGGTGTTTATCTCCTTTGCCAATACGAGCCGGTTTTTACACAATGTAAAGTTAGTGAACTATGGCATTCCGCTTAGGCAGACGGTAATAGATAGTTCTTCAACACCTTTTGACCTTAGTTCTATAGGATTGAAAACAGATAAACCGGTTATAATAGTAAGCGGTGGCAGCCAGGGTTCGGTTGCTGTTAATACTGTTGTCAACTTTGCCTTGGAGGATATTTTAGCTTTGGGTTATCAGGTAATTTGGCAAACAGGAAAAATAAGTTACGAGCGTTTTGCTACCAAACATAAAGAGAGGGAAGGTGTTTATCTTTTCGCTTTTTCGCCCGATTTGCCCAAAATGCTTTCACGGTGCAGTTTAGCTATAACCAGAGCAGGTGCAATGACTATTGCTGAACTGGAAGAAAACCACCTGCCGGCAATTTTGATACCTTTGCCGACGGCAGCTGAAAATCATCAATATTATAATGCTTTGGCACAACAGGAGAAAGGGGTAGCGATGCTTTTGGAACAGAGCAAATTGACCCCCGTTACGCTCATTGCAGGCATTAAAGAAATGATTGCTGATAGAGATAGTTATTTAAATCGGCTATGTTCCCTTCCCCCTAATCGGGCAGCCGAAAAAATTATTGCCTACATCTTAAACTATCTGAAAGATAACAGGAGGAATAATGCTGGGTAG
- the murC gene encoding UDP-N-acetylmuramate--L-alanine ligase, which produces MLGRTRKIHFVGIGGIGMSGIAEFLHNQGLEITGSDLKKTEITSHLENLGIKITEGHKAENICDADVVVKSSAVKDDNPEILAAQEMKIPVIRRAEMLAEITRMSFSIGIAGTHGKTTSTSMAGLVLESAGLEPTIIVGGKVKNFGSNNVMGSGKYIVVEADEYDHSFLSLTPCIAGITNVDADHLDCYRNLDDIKSSFIEYANKVPFFGSVIACLDDSGVQSILPAIHKKIVTYGFSRQADLQARDIDMQGFSSSYDLLFKEYKLGCITLKVTGRHNIQNSLLAAAIGLELNLPFSAIQDGLSKFSGVYRRFDWKGEAGGITVFDDYAHHPTEIKATLEGFKDSAKRRIVTLFQPHLYSRTRDFYEQFGKSFFSCDCLILAPIYPAREQPIPGVTSKLIADAAIQSGHHNVHLIESNSEIVSQTLSLLKEGDILITMGAGNIWQYGEEILRELKNYVDTNHNN; this is translated from the coding sequence ATGCTGGGTAGAACCAGAAAAATACACTTTGTCGGAATCGGCGGTATCGGAATGAGCGGTATTGCAGAATTTCTGCATAATCAGGGCTTGGAAATTACCGGGTCAGACCTGAAAAAAACGGAAATAACTTCCCACTTGGAAAATCTGGGGATCAAGATTACGGAAGGACATAAAGCGGAAAATATCTGTGATGCAGATGTAGTAGTAAAATCCAGCGCCGTAAAAGATGATAATCCGGAAATTTTAGCTGCTCAGGAAATGAAAATTCCCGTTATTCGCCGAGCCGAAATGCTGGCAGAAATAACCCGGATGAGCTTTTCTATTGGAATTGCCGGAACTCATGGCAAAACAACTTCTACTTCAATGGCGGGCTTAGTTTTGGAAAGTGCAGGTTTGGAACCAACGATTATTGTTGGAGGAAAGGTTAAAAATTTCGGCAGCAATAATGTGATGGGCAGTGGTAAATATATTGTGGTGGAGGCAGATGAATATGACCATTCCTTTTTGTCTCTAACTCCCTGTATTGCAGGAATTACTAATGTAGATGCTGACCATTTGGATTGTTACCGGAATCTGGATGATATTAAGAGTTCTTTTATTGAATATGCGAATAAAGTTCCTTTTTTTGGCAGCGTAATTGCCTGTTTGGATGATAGCGGTGTGCAATCAATCCTACCTGCTATTCACAAAAAGATTGTTACTTACGGATTTTCCCGTCAGGCAGATTTGCAAGCCAGAGATATAGATATGCAAGGTTTTAGTTCGTCTTATGACCTGCTTTTTAAAGAATATAAACTCGGGTGTATTACTTTGAAAGTAACTGGCAGACATAACATTCAAAATTCACTTCTCGCTGCTGCAATTGGCTTGGAACTGAATCTTCCTTTTTCCGCAATTCAGGATGGCTTAAGTAAATTCAGCGGCGTTTACAGAAGATTTGACTGGAAAGGAGAAGCGGGTGGAATTACTGTCTTTGATGATTACGCTCACCATCCTACTGAAATTAAAGCTACCCTGGAGGGCTTTAAGGATAGTGCCAAACGCAGGATAGTAACCTTATTTCAACCCCATTTGTATTCCCGCACGCGAGATTTTTATGAACAATTCGGGAAATCCTTCTTTTCTTGTGACTGCCTAATTTTGGCTCCGATATATCCTGCGCGGGAACAACCCATTCCGGGTGTTACTTCCAAATTGATTGCTGATGCAGCTATTCAAAGTGGACATCATAATGTTCATTTAATTGAATCCAATTCCGAAATAGTTAGCCAAACCCTTTCCCTGCTTAAAGAAGGAGATATTTTAATCACTATGGGTGCGGGTAATATTTGGCAGTATGGAGAAGAAATTTTGAGGGAATTGAAAAATTATGTTGACACAAATCATAACAACTAA